One segment of Takifugu rubripes chromosome 5, fTakRub1.2, whole genome shotgun sequence DNA contains the following:
- the tbl3 gene encoding transducin beta-like protein 3: protein MANPHLHFKTNYAVSSKIEPFYKGGKVQISKDENYIFCTCGSRINVLEISTGKIVHSVEHDDQEDITSFALSSDDELLVTASRALLLKQWDWRQAQCTRSWRAIHTAPVASMDFDSTSTLLATGGCDGTIKIWDVVKQYCTHNLRGSSGVVHLVQFHPDISRLKLFSSSMDCSIWMWDLSTSLCVCMLQSHYSAVTSLSFSPDGDTMISSGRDKICTVWDLKQQNAKRAIPVYEAVEGVIFLPENQDFSQIGVKNPKLHFVTAGSKGILRVWDPNTARCVFSQTLGTVSVKKDDEEGEEEEKKDDNPRSLTHLLLLPASSRLATVTAEHNITLYQLAGLTTLQQFVGYNDEVLDVKFLGKDDSHIVVATNSCQLKVFELLTNSCQILYGHTDTVLSLDVFRKGSLFASCAKDRSVCVWQMDSGHVRCVARGTSHTNAVGCISCSRMKASFVASGSLDCTVKVWDLPADLTAAEESIQQLTLRTTEKAHDKDVNSVAVSPNDKLLASASQDRTAKLWSLAGEGNLGLLGVFRGHRRGVWTVCFSPVDQVLATSSADGTTKLWSLQDFSCLKTFEGHDASVLKVIFVSRGTQLLTSGSDGLVKLWTIKTNECVKTLDAHQDKVWGLHGNRRDNRMVTGSADSNITVWEDVTEMEVAEEQAKQEEQILKQQELSNLLQEKKYLKALGLAISLDQPHTVLTVIKAIRQTEDSSELLEKTVLKLRVDQKEALLRYCGVWNTNAKNCQDAQVVLQVLLTHVPPEELLQYQGARTHLEGLVPYTERHMQRIGRLLQASMFLNYMWQKMRVVGEPSSMDQDEEMDTSPLVQPFFTIDKDRGDVENREGEDRDSGQDEDPSSPLEDEEEEDADVSTTRRVSARIQSKEGGKTNGRHPSVSEESSEEEDMDEEEEEEAGKAAKRLSASSTLSQTIAS from the exons ATGGCAAACCCCCACCTTCACTTCAAAACAAA TTACGCTGTTTCCAGCAAGATTGAACCATTTTACAAAGGAGGAAAAGTGCAG ATCAGCAAAGATGAAAATTACATCTTTTGTACGTGTGGATCTCGCATCAACGTTTTGGAGATCAGCACTGGAAAGATTGTTCACAGCGTTGAACAT GATGATCAAGAGGACATCACATCCTTCGCACTCAGCAGTGACGATGAG CTGCTGGTAACAGCTAGCCgagctctgctgctgaagcagtGGGACTGGAGGCAGGCTCAGTGCACGCGCTCGTGGAGGGCCATCCACACTGCGCCTGTTGCCAGCATGGACTTTGATTCAACCTCCACCCTCTTAGCCACCG GCGGCTGTGATGGCACCATAAAGATCTGGGACGTGGTGAAGCAGTACTGCACCCACAACCTGAGGGGCTCATCTGGTGTCGTACA TCTGGTCCAGTTCCACCCAGACATCAGCAGGCTgaagctcttctcctcctcaatGGACTGCAGCATTTGGATGTGGGACCTGAGcaccagcctgtgtgtgtgcatgttgcaGAGCCACTACAGCGCAGTGACCTCTCTCAGCTTCAGCCCCGATGGTGACACCATGATCAG CTCAGGCAGAGATAAGATCTGCACAGTGTGGGACTTGAAGCAACAGAATGCCAAGAGAGCTATACCAGTCTATGAG GCGGTGGAGGGTGTCATTTTTCTTCCTGAAAATCAGGATTTCTCTCAGATCGGAGTGAAGAACCCTAAGTTGCATTTCGTCACTGCTGGCAGCAAAG GCATACTGAGAGTGTGGGACCCCAACACGGCGCGTTGTGTCTTCAGCCAGACCCTCGGCACCGTCTCAGTGAAAAAGGATGacgaggagggggaagaggaggagaagaaggacgACAACCCCCGCAGTTTgacccatctcctcctcctgcctgcctcctcAAGACTGGCTACAgtcacagcagaacacaacataaCGCTGTACCAGCTGGCTGGTCTCACCACACTGCAGCAG TTTGTCGGCTACAACGACGAGGTGCTGGACGTGAAGTTCCTGGGCAAAGACGACAGCCACATCGTGGTCGCCACCAACAGCTGCCAGCTGAAGGTGTTTGAGCTGCTCACCAACAGCTGCCAGATCCTTTATGGACACACAG ATACCGTCCTCTCATTGGATGTTTTCAGGAAGGGCTCTCTTTTTGCAAGCTGTGCAAAG GACAGGTCAGTTTGTGTGTGGCAGATGGACAGCGGGCATGTGCGCTGTGTGGCCCGGGGCACCAGCCACACCAATGCTGTGGGCTGCATCTCCTGCTCCAG GATGAAAGCCTCTTTTGTAGCGTCTGGCAGTCTGGACTGTACAGTGAAGGTGTGGGATCTTCCTGCTGACTtgactgcagcagaggagagcatCCAGCAGCTGACCCTCCGCACCACCGAGAAGGCTCACGACAAG GATGTAAACAGTGTGGCGGTGTCGCCCAACGACAAGCTGCTGGCCTCGGCCTCCCAGGACCGTACCGCCAAGCTGTGGTCCCTGGCAGGGGAGGGGAACCTGGGCCTGCTGGGGGTGTTCCGGGGCCACCGAAGGGGTGTCTGGActgtctgtttctctcctgTGGACCAGGTGCTGGCAACATCGTCGGCGGACGGCACCACCAAACTGTGGAGCCTGCAGGACTTCAGCTGCCTGAAG ACATTTGAGGGTCACGACGCATCTGTTCTGAAGGTCATCTTCGTTAGCCGAGGCACTCAGCTCCTCACCAG TGGTTCTGATGGTTTAGTGAAGCTGTGGACGATCAAGACCAATGAGTGTGTAAAGACGCTGGACGCTCATCAGGATAAGGTGTGGGGTCTCCACGGCAACCGCAGAGACAATAGGATGGTGACCGGCTCGGCCGACTCTAATATCACCGTGTGGGAG GATGTGACTGAGATGGAGGTGGCAGAAGAGCAGGCCAAGCAAGAAGAGCAGATACTGAA gcAGCAGGAATTATCCAATCTGCTCCAGGAAAAGAAGTATCTGAAGGCTCTGGGTCTGGCGATCTCTCTGGACCAGCCTCACACCGTGCTGACTGTCATCAAAG CAATCCGCCAGACAGAGGACAGCAGCGAGCTGTTGGAGAAGACTGTGCTGAAACTGCGGGTGGATCAAAAAG AGGCTCTCCTGCGATACTGCGGCGTGTGGAACACCAACGCCAAAAACTGCCAGGACGCTCAagtggtcctgcaggtcctcctcacacacgtgccgccagaggagctgctgcagtacCAGGGGGCGCGGACCCACCTGGAGGGACTCGTCCCATACACAG AGAGACACATGCAGAGGATTGGCCGTCTCCTGCAGGCGTCCATGTTCCTGAACTACATGTGGCAAAAGATGAGAGTGGTGGGAGAACCCTCAAG caTGGACCAAGATGAGGAGATGGATACCAGCCCGTTGGTGCAGCCTTTCTTCACGATTGACAAGGACAGAGGAGACGTTGAGAATCGAGAGGGCGAGGACAGAGACAGCGGACAGGATGAAGACCCCAGCTCCCCGCtggaagacgaggaggaagaggacgctGATGTCAGCACCACCAGGAGGGTTTCTGCACGAATACAGAGCAAAGAGGGCGGCAAAACAAACGGCCGACATCCCTCTGTCAGCGAGGAGAGTTCagaagaggaagacatggacgaggaggaggaggaggaggcgggaaaGGCAGCGAAGCGTCTCTCCGCTTCTTCTACACTATCACAGACAATCGCCAGCTGA
- the rnf151 gene encoding RING finger protein 151 isoform X2, giving the protein MAQPEASAHSGGYDVELFVDTPDYDLICTICQGVLRCPVRAACHHIFCKKCILQWLKRQETCPCCRKPVNPSLIFVMFKLSKSIGRMKIKCKNEIRGCTETFPLSEQYCHTMSCLYELIPCPYQGCRAQLLRRDLDIHARHCEHWRQPCHMGCGAILSHRTQAQHNCYKQLRQEYEARQKNHRAIAIALQKKMRRMQSTMAHMKRQIGLICESLEVMDEVEEVDEDDLRETTGSFSGTPNSSNRSC; this is encoded by the exons ATG GCACAGCCAGAGGCGTCCGCACACAGTGGGGGCTATGATGTGGAGCTGTTTGTGGACACTCCAGACTACGACCTGATCTGCACCATATGCCAGGGGGTCCTCAGGTGTCCAGTGAGAGCTGCATGTCACCACATCTTTTGCAAGAAATGCATCTTACAGTGGCTGAAGAG ACAGGAGACCTGTCCCTGCTGCAGGAAGCCAGTTAACCCAAGTTTGATCTTCGTCATGTTCAAGCTTAGCAAATCCATCGGGCGGATGAAAATTAAG TGTAAGAATGAGATCCGCGGTTGTACAGAGACCTTCCCCCTCTCAGAACAGTACTGTCACACCATGAGCTGCCTGTATGAACTCATCCCGTGTCCGTATCAGGGCTGCCGGGCGCAGCTCCTCCGCAGGGACCTGGACATCCACGCCCGCCACTGTGAGCACTGGCGTCAGCCTTGCCACATGGGCTGCGGGGCCATACTCTCCCATCGCACGCAAGCACAACACAATTGCTACAAGCAACTGAGGCAGGAGTATGAAGCCAGGCAGAAGAACCACAGGGCCATCGCCATTGCCCTgcagaagaagatgaggaggatgcaGAGCACCATGGCCCACATGAAGAGGCAGATAGGGTTGATCTGCGAGAGCCTGGAAGTAATGGATGAGGTAGAGGAGGTAGATGAAGACGACCTAAGGGAGACCACTGGCAGTTTCAGTGGGACTCCAAATAGCAGCAACAGGAGCTGCTAA
- the rnf151 gene encoding RING finger protein 151 isoform X1: MTSVPIGQVQAQPEASAHSGGYDVELFVDTPDYDLICTICQGVLRCPVRAACHHIFCKKCILQWLKRQETCPCCRKPVNPSLIFVMFKLSKSIGRMKIKCKNEIRGCTETFPLSEQYCHTMSCLYELIPCPYQGCRAQLLRRDLDIHARHCEHWRQPCHMGCGAILSHRTQAQHNCYKQLRQEYEARQKNHRAIAIALQKKMRRMQSTMAHMKRQIGLICESLEVMDEVEEVDEDDLRETTGSFSGTPNSSNRSC; this comes from the exons ATGACGAGTGTTCCCATCGGCCAAGTCCAGGCACAGCCAGAGGCGTCCGCACACAGTGGGGGCTATGATGTGGAGCTGTTTGTGGACACTCCAGACTACGACCTGATCTGCACCATATGCCAGGGGGTCCTCAGGTGTCCAGTGAGAGCTGCATGTCACCACATCTTTTGCAAGAAATGCATCTTACAGTGGCTGAAGAG ACAGGAGACCTGTCCCTGCTGCAGGAAGCCAGTTAACCCAAGTTTGATCTTCGTCATGTTCAAGCTTAGCAAATCCATCGGGCGGATGAAAATTAAG TGTAAGAATGAGATCCGCGGTTGTACAGAGACCTTCCCCCTCTCAGAACAGTACTGTCACACCATGAGCTGCCTGTATGAACTCATCCCGTGTCCGTATCAGGGCTGCCGGGCGCAGCTCCTCCGCAGGGACCTGGACATCCACGCCCGCCACTGTGAGCACTGGCGTCAGCCTTGCCACATGGGCTGCGGGGCCATACTCTCCCATCGCACGCAAGCACAACACAATTGCTACAAGCAACTGAGGCAGGAGTATGAAGCCAGGCAGAAGAACCACAGGGCCATCGCCATTGCCCTgcagaagaagatgaggaggatgcaGAGCACCATGGCCCACATGAAGAGGCAGATAGGGTTGATCTGCGAGAGCCTGGAAGTAATGGATGAGGTAGAGGAGGTAGATGAAGACGACCTAAGGGAGACCACTGGCAGTTTCAGTGGGACTCCAAATAGCAGCAACAGGAGCTGCTAA
- the noxo1a gene encoding NADPH oxidase organizer 1a, giving the protein MQLGALLDPSSTSDGQRRASAAARNRTSTEEKCRCSMETRSYPISVRVIGVMHKEKSKMYMTSVLWSDHNEIVVYRTFREFKKMHKQMKKAFPKLNKNDRIIPRFRDKKLKRSGKKKSPTRSLVRLKFLQKYCNELLSCDPRVSQSADLIQFFHPKAQDLQPDFSRNSVMVMPSEEDMKAEAGQCSVGNVTQPFITETYRCVAPYETKDTKNKPFKVAADEKVDVLIKDKAGWWLVESEDKRMAWFPAPYLEKLEEDGDEDDVDGASQRGMLYVAVKSYKATKGDEATVAIGAVVEVLQKSENGWWLIRYKNKVGYVPTLCLQPYNSPQIRMSTGHHGTAAALSGFQQQANKLSSSQGNLLQLPSADGSPSLLQPHADSRQRSRSLDVLSVLPPAQPGAAPYAAEGTGTSTSTSTLPTPQQAPPPAIMVEMDGEGRGRSLTMDSEGSFMSDSTDFSFSDTDELASSAGGSSLNLSVNSNALELRHSRTPPPMLANRLSPIVPGGKMTPSVSDPNIFRSPSAPKVPPRPQAREILTRCTSITRKNASRGTPSPTHTEMQSR; this is encoded by the exons ATGCAGCTTGGAGCGCTTTTGGACCCCAGTTCAACCTCGGACGGACAGCGTCGCGCGTCTGCTGCGGCCCGTAACCGAACCAGCACTGAGGAAAAGTGCCGTTGCAGCATGGAGACGCGGAGCTACCCCATCAGTGTCCGAGTGATCGGAGTGATGCACAAGGAGAAGAGCAAA ATGTACATGACCTCCGTgctgtggtcggaccataacgAGATTGTGGTTTACAGAACCTTCCGGGAGTTCAAGAAAATGCAC aaacagatgaaaaagGCTTTCCCCAAACTCAACAAAAACGACAGGATCATCCCCAGATTCCGCG ACAAGAAACTGAAGCGCAGCGGCAAGAAGAAGAGCCCCACCCGGTCACTGGTGCGCCTCAAGTTCCTGCAGAAATACTGCAACGAACTCCTGAGCTGCGACCCGCGGGTCTCTCAGTCCGCGGACCTCATCCAGTTCTTCCACCCCAAAGCTCAGGACCTGCAGCCGGACTTCTCAAGGAACAG CGTCATGGTCATGCCCTCAGAGGAGGACATGAAGGCCGAGGCGGGGCAATGCAGCGTCGGCAACGTCACCCAGCCCTTCATCACCGAGACGTACCGCTGCGTGGCCCCCTACGAGACCAAGGACACCAAGAACAAACCTTTTAAAGTTGCCGCGGACGAGAAGGTGGACGTGCTCATCAAAGACAAAGCAG GTTGGTGGCTGGTGGAGAGTGAAGACAAGAGGATGGCCTGGTTCCCTGCACCCTACCTGGAGAAGCTAGAGGAGGACGGGGACGAAGACGACGTAGACGGTGCTTCCCAGAGAG GTATGCTGTATGTGGCGGTGAAGAGCTACAAGGCCACCAAAGGCGACGAGGCCACCGTTGCCATCGGGGCGGTGGTGGAGGTCCTGCAGAAATCCGAGAACGGCTGGTGGCTCATCAG GTACAAGAATAAAGTGGGGTACGTTCCTACCCTGTGCCTGCAGCCCTACAACTCCCCGCAGATCCGCATGAGCACCGGCCACCACGGCACAGCTGCCGCCCTCTCTGGCTTCCAGCAACAGGCCAACAAGCTGAGCAGCTCTCAGGGgaacctgctgcagcttccGTCTGCCGATGGCTCCCCCTCCCTGCTGCAGCCCCACGCAGACAGCAGGCAGAGGTCGCGCTCTCTCGACGTCCTGTCCGTACTGCCTCCAGCACAACCGGGGGCTGCCCCCTACGCGGCCGAGGGCAccggcaccagcaccagcaccagcacgcTGCCCACCCCACAGCAGGCCCCACCGCCCGCCATCATGGTGGAGATGGACGGGGAGGGACGCGGCAGGAGCCTGACGATGGACAGCGAGGGAAGCTTCATGAGCGACAGCACCGACTTCAGCTTCAGCGACACCGACGAGTTGGCTTCCTCCGCGGGGGGCTCCTCGCTGAACCTGAGCGTCAACTCCAACGCCTTGGAGCTGCGCCACAGTCGCACGCCACCACCCATGCTGGCCAACCGCCTGAGCCCGATTGTCCCCGGGGGCAAAATGACCCCCAGCGTCTCCGATCCCAACATCTTCAGGAGTCCATCAGCACCCAAGGTCCCCCCCAGACCGCAGGCCCGGGAGATCCTCACCAGGTGCACCAGCATCACCCGCAAGAACGCCAGCAGAGGGACgccatcacccacccacaccgAGATGCAGAGTCGGTAA
- the rps2 gene encoding small ribosomal subunit protein uS5: MADDAGGRGGFRGGFGAGGRGRGRGRGRGRGRGRGARGGKSEDKEWVPVTKLGRLVKDMKIKTLEEIYLYSLPIKESEIIDFFLGSGLKDEVLKIMPVQKQTRAGQRTRFKAFVAIGDYNGHVGLGVKCSKEVATAIRGAIILAKLSIVPVRRGYWGNKIGKPHTVPCKVTGRCGSVLVRLIPAPRGTGIVSAPVPKKLLMMAGIDDCYTSARGCTATLGNFAKATFDAISKTYSYLTPDLWKETVFTKSPYQEFTDHLAKTHTRVSVQRGQTMQAPAS; this comes from the exons ATGGCGGACGACGCCGGTGGTAGGGGAGGCTTTCGCGGAGGTTTTGGCGCAGGTGGACGCGGTCGGGGCCGCGGACGCGGCAGAGGCCGTGGAAGGGGCCGCGGTGCCCGGGGCGGCAAGTCCGAGGACAAGGAA tGGGTTCCAGTCACCAAGCTGGGTCGCCTGGTTAAGGACATGAAGATCAAGACTCTAGAGGAGATCTATCTGTACTCTCTGCCCATCAAG GAGTCTGAGATCATTGACTTCTTCCTGGGATCTGGTCTGAAGGATGAGGTGCTCAAGATCATGCCTGTCCAGAAACAGACCCGGGCTGGTCAGCGCACCAGGTTCAAG GCCTTTGTTGCCATTGGCGACTACAATGGTCACGTGGGTCTGGGAGTGAAGTGCTCCAAAGAGGTGGCCACCGCCATCCGTGGGGCGATCATCCTTGCCAAGCTGTCCATTGTCCCCGTCAGGAGAGGTTATTGGGGAAACAAGATCGGTAAGCCCCACACCGTACCCTGCAAGGTGACGGGCCGCTGCGGCTCGGTCCTGGTGCGTCTCATCCCGGCACCCCGTGGTACTGGAATCGTGTCGGCTCCCGTGCCCAAGAAGCTGCTCATGATGGCCGGTATTGATGACTGCTACACCTCCGCCCGAGGCTGCACAGCCACCCTTGGAAACTTCG CCAAGGCCACCTTTGACGCCATCTCAAAGACGTACAGCTacttgacccctgacctgtgGAAGGAGACCGTCTTCACCAAGTCTCCCTACCAG GAGTTCACGGACCATCTGGCCAAGACTCACACCAGGGTGTCTGTGCAGAGGGGACAGACCATGCAGGCACCCGCCTCATAA